The genome window GCACCACCAGTTGTGGAGAAATAACTGGTAACGCCGTATCTACATCGGTCACACTTTGTAACCATTTGATGGGATTTTCGTCATCACCGGCAATAACCCATTCCTTATAGGTCTCAAAACCAGGAATCCCCTTCGGGAAGCTGATTACAGCCTCAGTTTCAATTTGCAACTCTCCAAAACGGCTTGTTTCAAGAATGCGGCTCATCACTCAGTCACCTCCGCTTTCCATACTAATTATCGTAAAAAGTCTACTAGAGTAGGTTGTATGATCTGCGCCATCATGGCAAGACTTGCCTGATAGATGGCTTCAGTCATTTTATGTTGTGTATAGGCTTCCGCTAAATCAACATCCGACACTTTGCTATAAAGCTCCGTAAGATTTAAATTGTTCTGTTGAAGTCGACTTTGGTTTGAAGTGTACCTTTTTTGTACGGCACCCTCTCGAGTTCGACAACGAAGTAAATTATCGGTAAAATCGTCGATTTTACCTAACATTATAGAGTTGATACCTTCTCTATCTTGCTGACGAACAGCATTTGCCAAATTTTCAATTACTCCAAAGAAGTCTGTTTTCTGTTGATTTGCCCCCGTACGAACAGTTATTTTTTGAGAATAGGCGCCTATCCCACCACGATTCTCCGTTTGGGCTGAAGTAGCCCCCAGCAAGGCAGTTGCATCGTCTCCCGATTGCGTGGCTTCTATTGAAAACCCTTGTGGAGACCAAAGTACAAGGCGCTGATCTGCCCCATCTTTTACTAACTCGGCCTTAACTCCCTGCTCTTGAAAACGACTATTAATCGTATGAACAAGGTCTTCGATAGTAACAGGATTTCCTGCTTCAGACGGGGATATGGCAGAAAGATCTATTGTGTGTTCCATTCCATTAATAGAGATAGAGAACGTTCCATTAGCAGGAGGTGTCCACCCAGACACATCAACCGTTCCCTTAATAGCATTATCCATATTCATTATGTCACTCGCTACTGTCCCCTGCACATCGTAAACTGTCAATGGAGAACCATCTTTAGCTACTAGTCCAAATTGAATCTGACTTCCACTCTCTCCAGGGCGAGGATCATAGTAAGAGACATCTATCCAATCCCCTGCCGCTTCTCGTATCCGCCTAGCCACATCTTCAGGGGTGCTTCCAGCATCTATGGTAATGTCTACTGTCTTGCCCAATGTAGCGATGCGCAATGTTCCTCCAGCAGTTATCATATCGTCTGTCGCACCACTTCCTCCTGTAAGACCTGTCTGCACTCCCATCTGGAGGGCAAGACCTCCAGAAAAAGCAGCAAAAGAAGGATCGGAGAAGTTCATATCGCGAAGAACGACAGGCTCTCCAGTTTTCGAGAATAAAGCCCCATATTGTGTAGACGAATCAAGAATATCCATACCTAAAACATCGTCACCAACCTGGTCTACAATCTGCTCAAGTACTTTTAAACTATCAACACTATTTCCCCCTGAAGCTGAACGGACATCTTCAAGATAAATTTTTACAGTGTAATCTTTATCGCCAACTGAGACCTTCATAAGGGCAGGTAAATTTGGATCCAGAGTTGTTGCTGTGGAAAAAGAAACTGACGCTCCTGGCTCCGTTGTCATCGCCGTTGACAATCCCCATTGAGCAGCATATTGAGCGCTACTTGTTCCCGCTTTATCGTAAATAACTAACGGTTCATTGTCTTTAGGGCGCAAAAGCAACTTCTTGGTAGCGACCTCGCCGTCAAGAGTTGAAGACGTTTCAGCACTATCTGTCTGAACAACAACTTCTAACCAATCTCCGGCTACCTGACGTATGCGTTCTGCCAACTCATCAACTGTAAGCGAAGCAGAGGCTTCAATTTGCAAATCAGCTTTGTTATCTCCGCTTTGTAGCCGCCAATGTAAAGCTCCTCCACTAAGAGAAAGAGTATCTGATGAAAACTCTACACTTTGCAATGTCGTTTCCATACCTAAAAGAGAGACCAGCCCTGCATGGCTATGATCTGTTTCAGTAGTATCGGTCTCGGGCCAACTTGTCACTTGAATAGGCTCACCGGTATGGCTTACAAATTCAAGATGCTGAACCTGACTTGCAGAATCTGTTACAGTACGAACTGTAACTAGCTTACTAATGTCTCCCATATCTTTGCTTGTATTGATAATGTCAGCTATCTGGTCTAATGTGTACCCCTTCAATTCTCCCTGATCTCGAAATCCATTTTCATCAGTTGGCTGATCGATACCAGGCAACTGATCATCAGACCATCGCTCTGGGATGCGCACCTTTGCGACACGATCTCCAACCTTTATCTGTATAATTTCGGATCGGCCTTCCCACCTGAAATCCATAGGCAAAGCACGACTCTGAATAGAGTAATCCCTTCCACTTTGAGGAAAAATTTCCCGCCCATGGAAAGAGACCTGACCAACTACACCTCGCTCTACCTCAAACTCTACATGTTCTGTATTTCCAGTGTAGATAACTCGTCCCAAATCATCTCTCTTAAAGGGGGGGACAGAGGTATTTAAACCCGCCAGCAAATACCGACCTTCCACGGAGTAATTTGCTGTATTTATAAGTTCTTCCTGAAGTTGCACCATCTCTTCTGCTATTGCATCCATTTCAGTCTGGCTGAGGGCACCGTCACCAGCATAAACAGCAAGTTCACGAATACGATGAACAATATCGGTCATCTGGTTCATTGATGTATCTGTATTGGAAAGCCATGTTACGGCGTCATCAAGGTTACGACGATATTGGGTATTCTCTGTTATAGACGTGCTCAAACCAAGCTCCCGTGTCACATCGATGGGGTTATCTGACGGTCGGCTATGTTTTTTTCCTGTAGTAAGCTGATGGCTCTGTTCAAGCATTCGAGCTAAATTTTTATGCAAATCAGAAAGTAACGTCTGATGCATCATCGAGTTCGTTACACGCGTCATACTGATTCCCCCTATCGGCCTACGACACCCATACCATTAATGATACGATCAAGCATTTCATCCACTGTAGTAATATATCGCGCCATAGCATTAAAGGCTTGTTGAAACTTTATAATATCCATCACTTCTTCATCTATATTTACGCCCATAGTTGCCTGCCGCTGTGTGTCTATCTGTTCTGTTAAATGACGCTGGTTCGTCGCCATAGTCTTGGCCTGTAATCCCTTTGATCCCAAACTGGCAAGGAAAGAGAGGTAATATTCGTTTACATCAGCAGCACCATTCTGAAGCACTTTCGCCTGTTTCAACTGAGCAAGAGCCAAAGCATTACTACCGTCTCCTTCTCCTCTTGAAGCACCTTTGCCATCTCCCCTAGCCGCGGCAATAAGGCTGGGGTCTTTATCCAAATCCATATTGAAAGAGAAGTGCGCTGATGCTCCATATTTACCAGAGATAGGTTCAAAAAAGGCAATTCCAGTTGTCATGCTCGAATCACCCATGCCATGACCTGCATAATGACGAGCATTCATTTCCGTAACGAGACCATAGACAACCTCGTCGAGTTGATCTTTGAAACTTAAAATCATGTCATCTCTGGCTTCCATGGTTCCTAAAATAGAACCACCTTTTACATGATGCTTTATGGTTATTTCAGCTCTTCCAAGCCCTCTCAATTCAAAACGAAGGCCTGACGAAATTTCCTCATTGACAGTTGCAGAATAGTCAGCTTGCCGAGGAACTCGTCTCGCTTCTTTCATCTCATTCATTGAAGAAAGATATGTTTTTCCGTCAAAAGAAAAAGCTGCATCTTGGGAGGTTTCTAACCAACTTGTTGCATTATCATCACCTAAAAAGCCAAGACGTCGAGCCACATTGAGGGAGCCGTTCTCATCTCCCATTACGTTAATCCGCGACGCTTCACCTAGTACATTGCTTTCCAACGTGAGGAAATATGTTCCGGTTACTTCATCTTTTTCTATAGCCGCATGAAGCCACTCCTCAGGAGCGCTAACACCATCTTCTTCTCCGAAAGCCCCATTAATTTTGTTTCGGATAGTTTCAAGAGTATCTTCCTCAGTAACTTCTATTGATACTGTTTTACCAGACGAAGTAAGTCCTAAATTTGAAGCAATTCCGCCCTTTATATCAGTTATTGAAAGAAGATGATCATCCATAGAACGGATGGTCATTTGGTTTCCGTCTAAAGAGGCAGTAACCTGCATTGAAGAAAGACTTGTATTGAGAAAGCTATTAAGATCACTTAATGACAATTCTCCACTGAGAGACTGCGCTGTATTTGTTCCATCAGAGAGATCCCATCTTCCGTCAGTTGCATTCCACGTAATTGAAATAATTTGTTCCTCAGAACCTGCTCCAACCCGAAAGGAGTATGTGTCCCCATCTTGTCCAGAAGATAGAACTGTCTGAGACGGCATTATTTTCGATTTTGACAGCGTCCCTTGCGTGCCAACGCTCAGAGTAAAAGCTCCTCGGATATTCAATGCTTCTGTCGGTGATTGAGGACGAAGGCGAGGAGTAAAAGAAGAATCTCCTCCACCAACTTTCCACGATGTTTCAGAAGCTAAACGATCAACCTGGAGGGAATGAACACCTTCTGGAGCGTTTTGCCCCGGCATGAGATAGAGGACATCAGTATTATCAACTATATCGAAAAGGTTATCTTCCACCTGCACATCATGGAATCCCTCGTTGCCAGGTACAGGAACAGCTACAAGATGTCTTGTTTTATCCCCCTGCACCAATAGTTTCCCATCAAGGTAAATTTTGAAGTCGCCATCATCCATATCAGATGGCAATGAAACATTTATATTAATTAATTCGCTTAATTTTTCCGTCAAAAGATCGCGCTGATCAAGAAGATCGTTTGGATTTCCTCCAACTCCCTGAATCTCGGCAATCGTCGTATTTAAAGCTCCAATCTGATCTATATAATCATTTGCCTGCTGCACTTTCAAAAGAAGGTCGTTATCAAGAGCTACACGGTACTCTCCATAGTTTCTTACAAGCTGATCCATATATACAGTAAGATTCTGCGCACTACTTACTAGAGCCTCTCGAACAGAAGCCTCGTCAGGTCGTTTCTGTAGCTCTTGTAATTTAGACCAGTAATCATCAAGGGCAACTTTAAAACCTTCACCAGCCGGTTCATTAACATAAAGCTCTATCGTATTCAAGGCCTTTTCCATCGTCTCCCAATATCCCTGAACAGACGATTCCTCTCTAAACTGAAGATCTAAGAATTCATCTCTGAGACGGCGGATAGCATCAATTTTGACTCCTGTCCCAATTTGCCCGGGAACGTTGGGTCGAGAAAGGCCGGGATTTGTAAATGGATCTGTTGAAGAAGCATCTACTCTCTGACGAGAATAGCCCTCTACATCAGCGTTAGATATGTTATGTCCCGCAGTTTCCATAGACCTTCGAAAATAATCCATTGCACGACGACCCATTTCGAGGCCAAAAAAACTATTAAACATAAAGGAACCCCCTTATCCGCATACGTCAAGACCATTTTTAGAGGAAGTCAGCCCCTCCAAACGCCGCCACTCAGCTATAGTTATCTCGCTTAACGTCTGACTTTCTTCTACCAACCGAGCAAGAATTGCCATCTCTGCCTGTAATTTGCCAACAATCCTCAGCAAACCATCTGCCGCCTGTCGTAATTCCCTAGCAACATCTGGCTGCATATTCTGACAAAAATCAGCAATAGTAGATGGACAATGATAGAAAGACGAAATACGCCCAGATATTCTCTGACGTTCTCGTTCTAAAGTCTCTGCCTGAAAGGCGTAATTCTGCTGATCTTTCATTAACTGTTGCAATAATTCGAGGCGCCCTTCCTTGAGCGCCTCTCTCTGCTGCACTACAACACCATGCATTTTCTGCAGAACATCAGTTTGCTGCAGAAGAATTTTCGAAAGTTCAAGGCCATCCATCAATTTATTCCTCTTTGTCGAGTAATCCTGCCCTAATAAGACACTCTGCGACCTTGTTCATATCGGGCCGATATTGTCCGTCCTGTATCTGTTTTTTAAAGTCTTCGACTTTATCAAGCCGAACATCCGGAATCTTCTTGAGTTCAACTCGCGCTTTTGCCAACTCTTTAGCAAAAGAGCTAAACTCAACTCCGTCAGTCTCCTCTGATGCCGAACGGCCCGAATGTTTTTTGCCGTTGACCTTCCCTACAGGGCTAGGGCCATAAATGCCATGAATCTTATCGATCATAATGATCACCCCGTTCTACCCTTTCTTGTATCTATTATCGGAATACTTTCAAAGTAGCTTTAGCGCAAATAACGAAGAGAAGTTGACCACGTTATAGCTGTCTCTACATGTATCGCATATTTTCTCAAAGTAGATGCCGCTCTTCGAAGAGTGGTGCCAGTAGTAGAAACATCATCAACCAAGATTACAGAGTAAACTGGCTTGTTTTGTCCGCAAAAATGAAAAACATCATCTTGCATTGTGCGTCTTTCCATTGAGGAGTGAGAAGTTTGTGTGGTTTTGTCTTTTTTCCATTTGAGCATATTAAAGACTGGGATGTTCCACTCTTGAGATATGCCCTGTGCAATGAGCTCAGCTTGATTCCATGGCCGTTTACTTTGTCTGTGAAGAGGAATAGGGACAAGAGCATCTCCTATCGCCTGAGAGATGCTTCTGGCCAAAGCTCGCCCCATAATATGCCCCAACTCTCCCCAGCCTTCATATTTCAATCTTAAAACTAATTCTCGACATATATCTTGGTGATACGCACCTGATAGAAGAGTCAAATCACCATCTATTTTTCTTTCTACTGGATGAGAAAGAAGAGATTCCAGACAAGAAAGACACCCGATAGAAGCAATTCGACCACATACGGGACATTCAACAGGCCATATGATCTGCTTTATCCATTTTGCCCAAATGAAACAAAAATATTTAGGAATATTCAATGGGACGTCGTAAAAGCATTAAGGCTCCCTCATTTCGCTCAAAACCATATTGAGCCAAGAAAGGTTCAAGTTCGCTCGTATACGTCAAAATAAGGGGGATAGACCGTATAGCCGGATGAGAAAGGGCGTAATCGATGAGAGCAGACCCAATCCCTTTGCCTTGAAAATCGGGATGAACCATTATGTCCCATAAAGATCCCCTAAATACAAAATCTGTCAGAATTCTGCAAAAAGCTATCAGTTTTTCACCGTGACGAACAGAAAAGCACATAGTGGTTCCTTCAAGCATGCGAGCTATATCCTCAAGGGAACGGCTTCGTCCCCAACGAGTAAAGCGATAAAGATCTCTTAATTCTGCCGGCGTCACAGCCTTTTTACTATCGTAAAATGCATATTCCAGTTTAGCTTTCATGTACACTTACCGCTTTCTGAAACGCCAATCCATGAACTATTTTACGCAAATCCGATTTGCGAGCATCAGCAGATATTTGAAGTTGGACAACTTGACCTGCTCCGCACTTTGGACAAATCCACATAGCACGGGCAACTCCATCTACATCTGGGGTCCCTGCTAAGACTTTAGTTTCGCCACATATTTGACACGCTACTATGAGCATCAATACTCCTCCTGTATTTCCTTATAAAGAGGTACGATTAAAGTGTCGTGATATGGAATTTTATTCGCACCGGTCCTTCTGTGTATATATCATCTAATGTTATAACCGTAACATCTACAGCTTTTTCCACTTTTTGCAGTTCTTCAACAGCATCGAAAAAATCAGTTGCATCCATTGCCCCAACCTTGCCACTTGCGGCATCTGGCATAATTCCCTCGGCAACAGCCCTTCTATTTACCTCTGCTAATAAGCTATGCAAGAAAGATTCTGCATCTCCACTATTAGGAACCCACGTCCGCTGAGCTACAACTTCACCATTTTCATAGACTAAGCGGCTGTCATAAACTTCGTACCGCACCCGAACGTCTTCACCCAGTAATATGTTTGCATCGGCAATAATTCGAACAAACTTACGAGCAGGAGCATTTATACATTCGTCCATCTTCTTTTTCTCTGTTTCAGGATCGACACCTAAAACAATTTCTTCAGCCGGTTTTCCTGTACGCAAAGACAAAACCATTTCCGCACGATGATGAAGTTCTTCAAAAGCAGATTCAACATCCTCTTTAGAACTTTTTCTCTCTATAACCTGCTGACCTAAAAGCTCGCCGGCAAAGACTGCTATCCTTCCACTTCGAACCTGCACTAATCCTTCACGAAGTCGGTCAGCTTCCTGACGAAGTGAGCTTATTTCCTGGTCTAATTTGAATTTTTCCTTCTCTAATGCTGCTTTTTCACTTTTTACCGAAGCTAATTCTTCCTGAGCTTTTTCAACCTTAGGTTGTACGGACGCAAGTTTTTGTTGAATCTCTTTGAGTTTTGTCTCTTGGGATTCAAGCTTTGTCTGACTCTCCACTAAACGAATAGACATAAGTTGAGATTCTTCTCGACTTTCTTGCAACTCGGACGTTAAATTAACAATTTGGCTTTGCAGAAATTTCATGGAAAAAAGGGCAGTTCGTACGTTCTCTGACACGACAGACATGGTGAGCAGAATTCCTATAGAAATAACAACACCGGTGAGAGCAGTAATAATTTGACTCGTATGGCGCGGCCGTAACCCAAAAAGTGAAATCCGTTTTTTACCGATGCGCATGCCAATACGATCTCCCAAGTAGGCCAAGATCGCACTCACAATTAGGAGTGTAATAATAAGTTTCCAATTCATATCAGACCATATTTGGGCCTGCACTCTTCTGCCCCCATTCATAAAATAGTATTCATGTACAGAATAACACGAAATGAGGGCAGTCACAAAGGACTCCCCTCATTTTCAGCAAAATTACAGAGTAGGAATAACAGACGGAAATTTATTCAAGTATGCCTCTATTTCTATAGCGGTGTAGAAGCGTCCTTCATTCATTCCTGGGCAAAGCAAGGCCGCTTTTCTCCAACTTTCTGGCGTAGCTAAAACTGAAGGCCAAAAGGGAAAGAGAGAACACTGCGCTGGGCGAACAGGGTAAATAGTACATCGAGCCCGTTCTGAATTGTAAAAGACACATTCACCAGCTTGTTTTTCTTTAAGGCTCGGAGGCCCCCATCGCCTTGTTTCATAATAAACCCGGAAAACAGACAAGGAGATGTTAAGCCACTCGGCAATCTTCTTCTCTTCTTCTTCAGAAACCCAAACAGCGCCTGGTTCTCCCCTACAACAGCGCCCACACCCCAAACATGTAAAGGAAAGTCCCTCTCGCCACCAAGCGCTCTCTATACTTTTAAGCTGATTCATTGTCTGACGAATTCGTATCAAGAGAGGCTGAAAGCTGATCGTAAAGAACTCTCCACAAACCAACACCGTTCTGTTTAGTTAATGCTTCCGCCGACATTTCGACAGAAAGATCTTCTAAAGGGCCGAAAGTTCTTTTTTGCTTTTTTCCTGCAACTTCTTCTGCGTCATGAAGCATATTTTTCCATAATTGTCCTAAGAGTATGCCTTCGAATTGACGGCATGCTTCTTCAAGCTGTTTCTTTTGTTCTGTTCTATGCCCTGTTTCTTGCAGCAAAGAAATAGATTGCATTGTTGTATCTATTTTATTCATGAAAGACTCCTTTTACATGACAACAAGTTCCCCGTGAAGGGCACCTGCTTCTTTTACAGCCTGCAAAATTGAGATAATATCTCTTGGTGTCGCTCCTACAGAATTCAATGAATTCACAAGATCACTAACAGTCGCCGTAGCACCCAAAGAGATGAGGCTTCCAGCCTGTTCCTCCGCCGCTATTTCTGTTCGTGGCTGAACAGCTGTTCTTCCTGTAGCAAAAGGCTCTGGCTGAACAACTTCAGGTTTTTCTGTCACACGTACTGTAAGATTTCCATGTGCCACAGCCACTGTACTGATTTTAACATCTCCGCCCATAACGACTGTACCCGTTCTTTCGTTGACAACAACGCGCGCCACCATGTCTGGTTCAACAGTCAACCTTTCAATATTTGCAATGAACGAACTCGGAGAAGAGGAGAATTGGGGAGGGATAACAATCTGAATCATCCCCGCGTCTATAGGAGAAGCGATCCCTCCAAAGCGGGAGTTTATAGCCAGAGCAACACGTTCGGCCGTTGTAAAATCAGGATCTTTCAGAAGAAGACTAATTGTTCCATTGGCAGAAAAGTTCATAGGAACATCACGCTCAACAAGGGCTCCGTTAGGAACCCTGCCCACAGTAACAACATTTTTTGACATTCTGGCCGCTCCACCTTCTGCAGAAAACCCTCCAACAAGAACTGGCCCTTGCGCAACAGCATAAACCCTTCCATCTGCACCTTTGAGAGGCACCTGAAGGAGCGTACCACCTTGAAGACTCTTCGCGTCGCCCATAGTGCTTACAGTAACATCTATTTGCTGCCCTGGCCGAGCAAAGGGAGGAAGTTCACAGGTAACTGTAACAGAGGCTACATTTTTACTTTTAACCAAACCTTCGTCAACTGTAAGCCCGAACTGACTCATGAGGTTACGAACCATTTGCAAAGACATTTTTGCCTTATCTCCAGTTCCTTGTAACCCCATAACCAGACCAACACCTACGAGCTGGTTCGAACGAATACCCTGTATATCTGCCAAATCTTTAATACGTACTGCAGGATGAACACCGGCATGGAGGGTGTTTGGCCCCATGGGAAGCAACAAAACCAAGACTAATATGCCCGCAAAAATTCTTTTCAACCACTTACTATTGTCTTTCATATATCTCTGTCTCCTTAGAAAATAGCCTGTAGTATCTGTGTGAGTATACCTGGTTTCTGAACTCTGGATAAAGCTCCTCTACCTTCAACACCTATCTCCGCATTAGCGACCTTATCGCTACCGATAGTGTTGTTGCTCTCTACGTCTTGAGGTCGAATAACACCTCGTATATGCAGCTTTAATTTTTCCTCGTGGGTAACAACATCCCTGGCCCCTTCTATAACAAGATTCCCATTGGGGAGAACTTCTGTTACGAGGCAGGTTATTGTTGTTTTGGCAGTATGCGTTCTCTCTGTGGAGCTGTCACCCTTAGTTGAGGATTTAGAAGAAAAG of Aminobacterium sp. MB27-C1 contains these proteins:
- the flgN gene encoding flagellar export chaperone FlgN; its protein translation is MDGLELSKILLQQTDVLQKMHGVVVQQREALKEGRLELLQQLMKDQQNYAFQAETLERERQRISGRISSFYHCPSTIADFCQNMQPDVARELRQAADGLLRIVGKLQAEMAILARLVEESQTLSEITIAEWRRLEGLTSSKNGLDVCG
- the flgL gene encoding flagellar hook-associated protein FlgL, translating into MTRVTNSMMHQTLLSDLHKNLARMLEQSHQLTTGKKHSRPSDNPIDVTRELGLSTSITENTQYRRNLDDAVTWLSNTDTSMNQMTDIVHRIRELAVYAGDGALSQTEMDAIAEEMVQLQEELINTANYSVEGRYLLAGLNTSVPPFKRDDLGRVIYTGNTEHVEFEVERGVVGQVSFHGREIFPQSGRDYSIQSRALPMDFRWEGRSEIIQIKVGDRVAKVRIPERWSDDQLPGIDQPTDENGFRDQGELKGYTLDQIADIINTSKDMGDISKLVTVRTVTDSASQVQHLEFVSHTGEPIQVTSWPETDTTETDHSHAGLVSLLGMETTLQSVEFSSDTLSLSGGALHWRLQSGDNKADLQIEASASLTVDELAERIRQVAGDWLEVVVQTDSAETSSTLDGEVATKKLLLRPKDNEPLVIYDKAGTSSAQYAAQWGLSTAMTTEPGASVSFSTATTLDPNLPALMKVSVGDKDYTVKIYLEDVRSASGGNSVDSLKVLEQIVDQVGDDVLGMDILDSSTQYGALFSKTGEPVVLRDMNFSDPSFAAFSGGLALQMGVQTGLTGGSGATDDMITAGGTLRIATLGKTVDITIDAGSTPEDVARRIREAAGDWIDVSYYDPRPGESGSQIQFGLVAKDGSPLTVYDVQGTVASDIMNMDNAIKGTVDVSGWTPPANGTFSISINGMEHTIDLSAISPSEAGNPVTIEDLVHTINSRFQEQGVKAELVKDGADQRLVLWSPQGFSIEATQSGDDATALLGATSAQTENRGGIGAYSQKITVRTGANQQKTDFFGVIENLANAVRQQDREGINSIMLGKIDDFTDNLLRCRTREGAVQKRYTSNQSRLQQNNLNLTELYSKVSDVDLAEAYTQHKMTEAIYQASLAMMAQIIQPTLVDFLR
- a CDS encoding YkgJ family cysteine cluster protein; amino-acid sequence: MNQLKSIESAWWREGLSFTCLGCGRCCRGEPGAVWVSEEEEKKIAEWLNISLSVFRVYYETRRWGPPSLKEKQAGECVFYNSERARCTIYPVRPAQCSLFPFWPSVLATPESWRKAALLCPGMNEGRFYTAIEIEAYLNKFPSVIPTL
- a CDS encoding flagellar basal body L-ring protein FlgH, coding for MNVKRTLIVLSVFVFIFSGWRVPLLAQSLWSDSTNWIADQRPSQIGDIVSVVVAEKTTTKDEAKTDVSKDNNNSVSDGVGVLNFIKALGFSSKSSTKGDSSTERTHTAKTTITCLVTEVLPNGNLVIEGARDVVTHEEKLKLHIRGVIRPQDVESNNTIGSDKVANAEIGVEGRGALSRVQKPGILTQILQAIF
- a CDS encoding ComF family protein, producing MNIPKYFCFIWAKWIKQIIWPVECPVCGRIASIGCLSCLESLLSHPVERKIDGDLTLLSGAYHQDICRELVLRLKYEGWGELGHIMGRALARSISQAIGDALVPIPLHRQSKRPWNQAELIAQGISQEWNIPVFNMLKWKKDKTTQTSHSSMERRTMQDDVFHFCGQNKPVYSVILVDDVSTTGTTLRRAASTLRKYAIHVETAITWSTSLRYLR
- a CDS encoding alcohol dehydrogenase; translated protein: MLIVACQICGETKVLAGTPDVDGVARAMWICPKCGAGQVVQLQISADARKSDLRKIVHGLAFQKAVSVHES
- a CDS encoding GNAT family N-acetyltransferase, with the protein product MKAKLEYAFYDSKKAVTPAELRDLYRFTRWGRSRSLEDIARMLEGTTMCFSVRHGEKLIAFCRILTDFVFRGSLWDIMVHPDFQGKGIGSALIDYALSHPAIRSIPLILTYTSELEPFLAQYGFERNEGALMLLRRPIEYS
- the flgM gene encoding flagellar biosynthesis anti-sigma factor FlgM, with protein sequence MIDKIHGIYGPSPVGKVNGKKHSGRSASEETDGVEFSSFAKELAKARVELKKIPDVRLDKVEDFKKQIQDGQYRPDMNKVAECLIRAGLLDKEE
- the flgK gene encoding flagellar hook-associated protein FlgK yields the protein MFNSFFGLEMGRRAMDYFRRSMETAGHNISNADVEGYSRQRVDASSTDPFTNPGLSRPNVPGQIGTGVKIDAIRRLRDEFLDLQFREESSVQGYWETMEKALNTIELYVNEPAGEGFKVALDDYWSKLQELQKRPDEASVREALVSSAQNLTVYMDQLVRNYGEYRVALDNDLLLKVQQANDYIDQIGALNTTIAEIQGVGGNPNDLLDQRDLLTEKLSELININVSLPSDMDDGDFKIYLDGKLLVQGDKTRHLVAVPVPGNEGFHDVQVEDNLFDIVDNTDVLYLMPGQNAPEGVHSLQVDRLASETSWKVGGGDSSFTPRLRPQSPTEALNIRGAFTLSVGTQGTLSKSKIMPSQTVLSSGQDGDTYSFRVGAGSEEQIISITWNATDGRWDLSDGTNTAQSLSGELSLSDLNSFLNTSLSSMQVTASLDGNQMTIRSMDDHLLSITDIKGGIASNLGLTSSGKTVSIEVTEEDTLETIRNKINGAFGEEDGVSAPEEWLHAAIEKDEVTGTYFLTLESNVLGEASRINVMGDENGSLNVARRLGFLGDDNATSWLETSQDAAFSFDGKTYLSSMNEMKEARRVPRQADYSATVNEEISSGLRFELRGLGRAEITIKHHVKGGSILGTMEARDDMILSFKDQLDEVVYGLVTEMNARHYAGHGMGDSSMTTGIAFFEPISGKYGASAHFSFNMDLDKDPSLIAAARGDGKGASRGEGDGSNALALAQLKQAKVLQNGAADVNEYYLSFLASLGSKGLQAKTMATNQRHLTEQIDTQRQATMGVNIDEEVMDIIKFQQAFNAMARYITTVDEMLDRIINGMGVVGR
- a CDS encoding DUF3084 domain-containing protein, with product MQAQIWSDMNWKLIITLLIVSAILAYLGDRIGMRIGKKRISLFGLRPRHTSQIITALTGVVISIGILLTMSVVSENVRTALFSMKFLQSQIVNLTSELQESREESQLMSIRLVESQTKLESQETKLKEIQQKLASVQPKVEKAQEELASVKSEKAALEKEKFKLDQEISSLRQEADRLREGLVQVRSGRIAVFAGELLGQQVIERKSSKEDVESAFEELHHRAEMVLSLRTGKPAEEIVLGVDPETEKKKMDECINAPARKFVRIIADANILLGEDVRVRYEVYDSRLVYENGEVVAQRTWVPNSGDAESFLHSLLAEVNRRAVAEGIMPDAASGKVGAMDATDFFDAVEELQKVEKAVDVTVITLDDIYTEGPVRIKFHITTL
- a CDS encoding flagellar basal body P-ring protein FlgI — translated: MKDNSKWLKRIFAGILVLVLLLPMGPNTLHAGVHPAVRIKDLADIQGIRSNQLVGVGLVMGLQGTGDKAKMSLQMVRNLMSQFGLTVDEGLVKSKNVASVTVTCELPPFARPGQQIDVTVSTMGDAKSLQGGTLLQVPLKGADGRVYAVAQGPVLVGGFSAEGGAARMSKNVVTVGRVPNGALVERDVPMNFSANGTISLLLKDPDFTTAERVALAINSRFGGIASPIDAGMIQIVIPPQFSSSPSSFIANIERLTVEPDMVARVVVNERTGTVVMGGDVKISTVAVAHGNLTVRVTEKPEVVQPEPFATGRTAVQPRTEIAAEEQAGSLISLGATATVSDLVNSLNSVGATPRDIISILQAVKEAGALHGELVVM